Proteins encoded by one window of Rhodopirellula islandica:
- a CDS encoding DUF3500 domain-containing protein: protein MRNMNRPSHLPRWIAVATGLICCSTALLNVHAQRPGGRRGAPTVDEPFVGITTSNGPQKDLFSIESTGVTTEPVRVAADAFLAGLTDQQRERTVFPVDDTEWRKWDNRHSPKRQGVGFDEMTEAQRTLAFEMLQQSLSAKGLKKTKDIMKLNGTLGELAKKPQEYNEWLYWITVMGKPSETEPWGWQLDGHHVVINYFVLGDQVVMSPVFMGSEPVEAKQGKFAGTIVMQDEQDKGLNLIKLLSEGQRSEAIIMNRKDGNNNLTEAYKDNVVLDYAGIVGSKLDETQKGALLQLIEEYVGNMREGHAKVRMSEVKQHLDETYFAWIGGTTDQSVYYYRVHSPVVLIEFDHQRRVAPFRTSEPTRDHIHTVIRTPNGNDYGKDILRQHYESHSH from the coding sequence TTGAGAAACATGAATCGACCGTCACATCTCCCCCGTTGGATCGCAGTCGCCACCGGTTTAATTTGCTGTTCAACCGCCCTCTTGAACGTCCATGCTCAAAGACCGGGCGGACGACGAGGTGCTCCCACGGTCGACGAACCGTTTGTTGGCATCACGACGTCGAACGGTCCGCAGAAAGACCTGTTTTCGATCGAGTCCACCGGTGTCACCACGGAACCCGTTCGTGTCGCAGCCGATGCCTTCCTGGCAGGGCTGACCGATCAGCAACGCGAGCGAACCGTCTTCCCGGTCGACGACACCGAATGGAGAAAGTGGGACAACCGACACAGCCCCAAACGCCAAGGAGTCGGCTTCGACGAGATGACCGAAGCACAACGAACGCTGGCCTTCGAAATGCTTCAGCAAAGCCTCAGTGCCAAAGGGCTGAAGAAAACCAAAGACATCATGAAGCTGAACGGCACGCTCGGTGAGTTGGCGAAGAAGCCCCAAGAATACAACGAATGGCTTTACTGGATCACCGTGATGGGGAAACCATCCGAAACGGAACCCTGGGGATGGCAACTCGATGGGCATCACGTCGTCATCAATTACTTCGTCTTGGGCGACCAAGTCGTGATGAGCCCCGTCTTCATGGGTTCCGAACCCGTCGAAGCCAAGCAAGGCAAATTCGCGGGAACGATCGTGATGCAAGACGAACAGGACAAGGGTTTGAATCTAATCAAGCTGCTGAGCGAAGGGCAGCGTTCCGAAGCGATCATCATGAATCGCAAGGATGGCAACAACAATCTGACGGAAGCCTACAAGGACAATGTCGTCCTGGACTATGCGGGGATTGTCGGTTCAAAGCTCGACGAAACGCAGAAAGGTGCTCTGCTGCAATTGATCGAAGAGTACGTCGGCAACATGCGAGAAGGACACGCAAAAGTGCGAATGTCCGAGGTGAAGCAGCACCTCGACGAAACCTACTTTGCCTGGATCGGCGGAACGACTGACCAAAGCGTGTACTACTATCGCGTTCACAGCCCGGTCGTCTTGATCGAGTTCGACCACCAACGCCGCGTCGCTCCGTTTCGAACGTCCGAACCGACGCGTGATCACATTCATACCGTCATCCGGACTCCCAACGGCAACGACTACGGCAAAGACATCCTACGCCAACACTACGAATCACATTCCCATTGA
- a CDS encoding polysaccharide deacetylase family protein codes for MQLLRSLAISTRLAIQTPWRRRQLKRMSDQGQAPISVLFYHRVADEPINPWTISKRDFERQVDYCREHFELISLQEVQRRLDTGHSPRPAVSFTFDDGYSENCEFALPLMIRHRIPCTYFVTTENVRHGHPFEHDLRLGHPLPINTVEQIKAAADSGIEIGLHTANHVDFNRVHTIEELNQEIVEAKNNLEEMIDRPVRYLAVPFGLPQQMRPAVIETARQCGLKGICSAYGAYNLIGDDSFHIRRFHGDPQFNRLRNWLTYDERKNRRRPTLPDQDVLNIEPELAAKIRHPELAFS; via the coding sequence ATGCAATTGCTCCGCTCCCTCGCGATCTCCACACGTCTGGCGATTCAAACGCCTTGGCGACGTCGACAATTGAAGCGAATGTCAGACCAGGGTCAGGCCCCGATTTCGGTGCTGTTTTATCACCGGGTCGCCGACGAACCGATCAATCCGTGGACGATTTCAAAGCGGGACTTTGAACGCCAGGTTGACTACTGCCGCGAGCATTTTGAATTGATCTCGCTGCAAGAAGTGCAGCGTCGACTCGACACAGGCCACTCGCCTCGGCCGGCGGTTTCATTCACCTTCGACGATGGCTATTCCGAAAACTGCGAATTCGCATTGCCGCTGATGATCCGGCACCGGATCCCTTGCACGTACTTTGTGACCACTGAAAACGTCCGTCACGGACACCCCTTTGAGCACGACCTTCGCCTGGGTCATCCGTTGCCAATCAACACGGTCGAACAAATCAAAGCGGCCGCTGACAGCGGCATCGAGATCGGACTGCACACGGCCAACCATGTTGATTTCAACCGGGTTCACACAATCGAAGAGCTGAACCAAGAAATTGTCGAAGCGAAAAACAACTTGGAAGAGATGATTGACCGACCGGTTCGCTACCTCGCCGTTCCATTCGGCTTGCCACAACAAATGCGTCCAGCTGTCATCGAGACCGCCCGGCAATGCGGTCTCAAAGGAATCTGCAGTGCCTACGGTGCGTACAACTTGATCGGCGATGACTCCTTTCACATCCGACGCTTCCACGGGGACCCACAATTCAATCGTCTCCGCAATTGGTTGACCTATGACGAACGCAAGAATCGTCGACGGCCCACTCTGCCAGACCAAGATGTGCTGAACATCGAACCCGAACTCGCTGCCAAAATCCGCCACCCCGAACTTGCTTTCTCATGA
- the nagA gene encoding N-acetylglucosamine-6-phosphate deacetylase: MSHLCFLNGTAILPDRLLPDAVIVCRDERITYVGTARSRVPASAKIIDAKGGYICPGFVDIHIHGGGGADVMDGTREAVHTVCQSHARHGTTTIFPTTSTGTDDQIHAMLAACGEVRDTGKTDCGSKIGGVHLYGPYFAKGKTGCHDESVCRAPKAAEYRRYFDSGIIGIATCAAELPGAAAFYQHATKRGCLVTCGHSNSSWNEMDAGFKRGMRHVDHFWCAMSNVSSVRKRLGVPMQGSMLEYVLSNPEMSTEVIADGMHLAPELLSFAWRMKGSKRLCLVTDCNRALDMPPGKYRFGPEADGSWFTSDGQVGWASPGSLASSVMGMDHMVRTMHKLGNVPLQDAVRMASLTPAERTGIDQQVGSLTPGKQADIVLLSKTLKVKQVHINGERWSPSR, encoded by the coding sequence GTGTCCCATCTTTGCTTTCTCAACGGCACTGCGATCTTGCCCGACCGCTTGCTTCCCGATGCGGTCATCGTCTGCCGAGACGAACGAATCACGTACGTCGGAACCGCACGCTCTCGCGTTCCCGCCTCCGCGAAAATCATTGATGCCAAAGGTGGCTACATTTGCCCGGGCTTTGTCGACATCCACATTCATGGTGGCGGCGGTGCCGATGTGATGGACGGCACTCGAGAAGCGGTCCACACCGTTTGCCAGTCCCATGCTCGCCACGGAACAACAACCATCTTCCCAACCACCAGCACTGGAACCGACGATCAAATTCACGCGATGTTGGCAGCCTGCGGCGAAGTCCGCGACACTGGGAAAACCGATTGCGGAAGCAAGATCGGCGGTGTGCATCTATACGGCCCGTACTTCGCCAAGGGAAAAACAGGCTGTCACGACGAGTCCGTTTGCCGTGCTCCCAAGGCAGCCGAATACCGCCGCTACTTTGACTCGGGCATCATCGGGATCGCAACCTGCGCGGCGGAACTTCCGGGAGCGGCGGCGTTCTATCAACACGCGACGAAACGAGGCTGCTTGGTGACGTGCGGTCATTCCAATTCCAGTTGGAACGAGATGGACGCTGGATTCAAACGTGGCATGCGACACGTCGACCACTTTTGGTGTGCGATGAGCAATGTGTCCTCGGTCCGCAAACGACTCGGGGTTCCAATGCAAGGCAGCATGCTGGAGTACGTGTTGTCCAACCCAGAGATGAGCACCGAGGTCATCGCCGATGGGATGCACCTGGCACCGGAGCTCCTGAGTTTTGCTTGGCGAATGAAAGGCAGCAAGCGTTTGTGCTTGGTCACCGACTGCAACCGAGCCCTCGACATGCCGCCGGGGAAATATCGATTTGGCCCGGAAGCGGACGGCTCTTGGTTCACCAGCGACGGACAAGTCGGCTGGGCATCGCCCGGTTCCTTGGCCAGTTCCGTGATGGGAATGGACCACATGGTTCGCACGATGCACAAGCTCGGAAATGTTCCCCTGCAAGACGCCGTTCGCATGGCATCCCTGACTCCCGCCGAGCGAACCGGAATCGATCAACAAGTCGGCAGCCTGACCCCAGGCAAACAAGCCGACATCGTCTTGCTGAGCAAAACCTTGAAAGTGAAACAGGTCCATATCAACGGCGAACGGTGGTCACCGAGTCGCTAA